In the Kitasatospora terrestris genome, one interval contains:
- the metK gene encoding methionine adenosyltransferase: MSRRLFTSESVTEGHPDKIADQISDTILDALLKEDPTSRVAVETLITTGLVHIAGEVTTKAYAPIAQLVRDKILEIGYDSSKKGFDGASCGVSVSIGSQSPDIAQGVDTAHEHRVEGDVEDELDRQGAGDQGLMFGYACDDTPELMPLPITLAHRLSRRLTEVRKNGTIPYLRPDGKTQVTIEYDGDKAVRLDTVVVSSQHASDIDLDSLLTPDIREFVVEPELKRLEADGIKLVTEGYRLLVNPTGRFEIGGPMGDAGLTGRKIIIDTYGGMARHGGGAFSGKDPSKVDRSAAYAMRWVAKNIVAAGLAKRAEVQVAYAIGKAEPVGLFVETFGTETAPVLAIQAAVTKVFDLRPAAIIRDLDLLRPIYSQTAAYGHFGRELPDFTWERTDRVEELKAAVAAQ; encoded by the coding sequence GTGTCTCGCCGCCTGTTCACCTCGGAGTCCGTCACCGAGGGGCACCCCGACAAGATCGCTGACCAGATCAGCGACACCATCCTGGACGCCCTCCTCAAGGAGGACCCGACCTCGCGCGTCGCCGTGGAGACGCTGATCACCACCGGCCTGGTCCACATCGCCGGTGAGGTCACCACCAAGGCCTACGCCCCGATCGCGCAGCTCGTCCGGGACAAGATCCTCGAGATCGGCTACGACTCGTCGAAGAAGGGCTTCGACGGCGCCTCCTGCGGCGTCTCGGTGTCCATCGGCTCGCAGTCGCCCGACATCGCGCAGGGTGTCGACACGGCGCACGAGCACCGCGTCGAGGGTGACGTCGAGGACGAGCTGGACCGTCAGGGTGCCGGCGACCAGGGCCTGATGTTCGGCTACGCCTGCGACGACACGCCCGAGCTGATGCCGCTGCCGATCACCCTCGCGCACCGCCTCTCGCGCCGCCTGACCGAGGTCCGCAAGAACGGGACCATCCCGTACCTGCGCCCCGACGGCAAGACCCAGGTCACCATCGAGTACGACGGCGACAAGGCCGTCCGCCTCGACACCGTGGTCGTCTCCTCGCAGCACGCCTCGGACATCGACCTCGACTCGCTGCTGACCCCCGACATCCGCGAGTTCGTCGTGGAGCCGGAGCTCAAGCGCCTGGAGGCCGACGGCATCAAGCTGGTGACCGAGGGCTACCGCCTGCTGGTCAACCCGACCGGCCGCTTCGAGATCGGCGGCCCGATGGGCGACGCCGGCCTCACCGGCCGCAAGATCATCATCGACACCTACGGCGGCATGGCCCGCCACGGTGGCGGCGCCTTCTCCGGCAAGGACCCGTCCAAGGTCGACCGCTCCGCCGCGTACGCGATGCGCTGGGTCGCCAAGAACATCGTCGCCGCCGGCCTCGCCAAGCGCGCCGAGGTGCAGGTCGCGTACGCGATCGGCAAGGCCGAGCCGGTGGGTCTGTTCGTCGAGACCTTCGGGACCGAGACCGCGCCGGTGCTGGCCATCCAGGCCGCCGTGACCAAGGTCTTCGACCTGCGTCCGGCCGCGATCATCCGCGACCTGGACCTGCTGCGGCCGATCTACTCGCAGACCGCCGCGTACGGCCACTTCGGCCGGGAGCTGCCGGACTTCACCTGGGAGCGGACCGACCGCGTCGAGGAGCTGAAGGCGGCCGTCGCCGCGCAGTAG
- the gmk gene encoding guanylate kinase produces the protein MSERPRLTVLSGPSGVGKSTVVAHMRKQFPEVWLSVSATTRHPRPGERDGVQYHFVDNDHFDKLVANGELLEWAVFAGNRYGTPRQAVLDKLERGEPVLLEIDLQGARQVRESMPDAQLVFLAPPSWEELVRRLTGRGTEPQHVIDERLAQAKVELAAESEFDTTLVNTSVEQVAAELLALLGVA, from the coding sequence ATGAGTGAGCGTCCGCGGCTGACCGTGCTCTCCGGCCCCTCGGGGGTCGGCAAGAGCACGGTCGTCGCTCATATGAGGAAGCAGTTCCCCGAGGTCTGGCTGTCGGTGTCGGCGACGACCCGCCACCCGCGGCCCGGCGAGAGGGACGGGGTCCAGTACCACTTCGTCGACAACGACCACTTCGACAAGCTGGTCGCCAACGGCGAACTGCTGGAGTGGGCCGTCTTCGCCGGGAACCGGTACGGCACCCCGAGGCAGGCGGTGCTCGACAAGCTGGAGCGCGGCGAGCCGGTGCTGCTGGAGATCGACCTCCAGGGCGCGCGCCAGGTGCGCGAGTCGATGCCCGACGCGCAGCTGGTCTTCCTGGCCCCGCCGAGCTGGGAGGAGCTGGTCCGCCGGCTCACCGGCCGGGGCACCGAGCCGCAGCACGTGATCGACGAGCGGCTGGCGCAGGCGAAGGTGGAGCTGGCGGCCGAGTCGGAGTTCGACACGACCCTTGTCAACACCTCGGTCGAGCAGGTAGCGGCCGAACTGCTAGCCTTGCTCGGTGTAGCCTGA
- the coaBC gene encoding bifunctional phosphopantothenoylcysteine decarboxylase/phosphopantothenate--cysteine ligase CoaBC, with amino-acid sequence MSAPRVVLGVSGGIAAYKACELLRRLTESGHQVTVVPTAAALHFVGEATWAALSGRPAATETWESVHEVPHVRIGQNADLVVVAPATADLMAKAAHGMADDLLTNTLLTARCPVVFAPAMHTEMWEHPATQENVATLRRRGAIVLDPAVGRLTGKDTGKGRLPEPSEIFEACRRVLARGGLEQDLAGRHVVVSAGGTREPLDPVRFLGNRSSGKQGYALAATAVARGARVTLLSANVELPAPAGADVVRVSTALQLREAALKAAVDADVVVMAAAVADFRPAEYAGGKIKKVDGVDPAPVALVRNPDILAELSAQRQRGGQLVVGFAAETDDVLANGRAKLTRKGCDLLVVNEVGESRGFGLDTNAAVVLSADGTEVHIADGPKEDLADAVWDQVAARLP; translated from the coding sequence ATGAGCGCCCCCCGCGTCGTCCTCGGTGTCAGCGGCGGCATCGCCGCGTACAAGGCCTGCGAGCTGCTGCGCCGGCTCACCGAGTCCGGGCACCAGGTCACCGTGGTGCCGACCGCCGCCGCGCTGCACTTCGTCGGCGAGGCCACCTGGGCCGCGCTCTCCGGGCGGCCCGCGGCGACCGAGACCTGGGAGAGCGTCCACGAGGTCCCGCACGTGCGGATCGGGCAGAACGCCGACCTGGTGGTCGTCGCCCCCGCCACCGCCGACCTGATGGCCAAGGCCGCCCACGGCATGGCCGACGACCTGCTCACCAACACCCTGCTGACCGCGCGCTGCCCGGTGGTGTTCGCGCCCGCGATGCACACCGAGATGTGGGAGCACCCCGCCACCCAGGAGAACGTCGCCACCCTGCGGCGGCGCGGCGCGATCGTGCTCGACCCGGCGGTCGGCCGGCTGACCGGCAAGGACACCGGCAAGGGCCGGCTGCCGGAGCCGTCCGAGATCTTCGAGGCCTGTCGCCGGGTGCTGGCCCGCGGCGGCCTGGAGCAGGACCTGGCCGGGCGCCACGTGGTGGTGTCGGCGGGCGGCACCCGCGAGCCGCTGGACCCGGTGCGCTTCCTGGGCAACCGCTCCTCCGGCAAGCAGGGCTACGCGCTGGCCGCGACCGCGGTGGCGCGCGGCGCCCGGGTGACCCTGCTCTCCGCCAACGTGGAGCTGCCGGCCCCGGCCGGCGCCGACGTGGTGCGGGTGTCGACCGCGCTGCAGCTGCGCGAGGCCGCGCTGAAGGCCGCCGTCGACGCCGACGTGGTGGTGATGGCGGCCGCGGTCGCCGACTTCCGGCCCGCCGAGTACGCCGGCGGGAAGATCAAGAAGGTGGACGGGGTGGACCCGGCGCCGGTCGCGCTGGTGCGCAACCCCGACATCCTGGCGGAGCTCTCCGCGCAGCGGCAGCGCGGGGGCCAGCTGGTCGTGGGCTTCGCCGCCGAGACCGACGACGTGCTGGCGAACGGGCGCGCGAAGCTCACCCGGAAGGGGTGCGACCTGCTGGTGGTCAACGAGGTCGGCGAGTCCCGCGGCTTCGGCCTGGACACCAACGCGGCGGTCGTGCTGTCCGCGGACGGGACGGAAGTCCACATCGCGGACGGCCCCAAGGAGGATCTGGCGGACGCCGTCTGGGACCAGGTGGCCGCCCGCTTGCCCTGA
- the rpoZ gene encoding DNA-directed RNA polymerase subunit omega gives MSSSMTTPEGIINPPIDELLEATDSKYSLVIYAAKRARQINAYYSQLGEGLLEYVGPLVDTHVHEKPLSIALREINAGLLTAEAIEAA, from the coding sequence GTGTCCTCTTCGATGACCACGCCTGAGGGCATCATCAACCCGCCGATCGACGAGCTCCTCGAGGCCACCGACTCCAAGTACAGCCTGGTGATCTACGCGGCCAAGCGTGCCCGCCAGATCAACGCGTACTACTCGCAGCTCGGTGAGGGCCTGCTGGAGTACGTCGGCCCGCTGGTCGACACCCACGTGCACGAGAAGCCGCTGTCGATCGCGCTGCGCGAGATCAACGCCGGCCTGCTCACGGCGGAGGCCATCGAGGCCGCCTGA
- a CDS encoding carbohydrate-binding protein, with protein MAPRCTASPTPPLFERKDPPAVTPSSHDPVPGPQLSRKSLLKAAALAGAAPLLLGAGTALARDTAGAPELTPECHDGDAPTIEQTEGPYFKPGSPLRTNLAVPGTRGTPLTVTGYVFGRACRPIPGVLLDFWQADTDGAYDNTGYTMRGHQFSDAQGAFTLTAIVPGLYPGRTRHIHVKLQAPGRPVLTTQLYFPGEPRNSTDTIFDPRLVMTVRQNGPGREASFDFVLDVPQSPSPSPTATGSPTASPSPSPTVSGGTWRVGASYRVGDVVTYNGVAYRCVQAHTAYAGWEPPNVPALWARI; from the coding sequence ATGGCGCCGAGGTGCACGGCATCCCCCACACCCCCACTCTTCGAGCGGAAGGACCCACCTGCCGTGACCCCTTCGTCCCACGACCCGGTACCCGGGCCGCAGTTGAGCCGCAAGAGCCTGCTGAAGGCGGCCGCGCTGGCCGGCGCGGCACCGCTGCTGCTGGGTGCCGGCACCGCGCTGGCCCGCGACACCGCCGGCGCGCCGGAGCTCACCCCGGAGTGCCACGACGGCGACGCGCCGACCATCGAGCAGACCGAGGGCCCGTACTTCAAGCCCGGTTCGCCGCTGCGCACCAACCTGGCGGTGCCCGGCACCCGCGGCACCCCGCTGACCGTCACCGGCTACGTGTTCGGCCGGGCGTGCCGGCCGATCCCCGGGGTGCTGCTGGACTTCTGGCAGGCGGACACCGACGGCGCGTACGACAACACCGGCTACACCATGCGCGGCCACCAGTTCAGCGACGCGCAGGGTGCGTTCACGCTCACCGCGATCGTGCCCGGGCTGTACCCGGGGCGGACCCGGCACATCCACGTGAAGCTGCAGGCGCCCGGCCGTCCGGTGCTCACCACCCAGCTGTACTTCCCCGGTGAGCCGCGCAACTCCACCGACACCATCTTCGACCCGCGGCTGGTGATGACGGTCCGGCAGAACGGGCCGGGCCGGGAGGCGAGCTTCGACTTCGTCCTGGACGTGCCGCAGTCGCCGAGCCCGAGCCCGACGGCGACCGGGTCGCCGACCGCCTCGCCCTCGCCCTCGCCCACCGTGTCCGGCGGCACCTGGCGGGTCGGGGCGAGCTACCGGGTCGGCGACGTGGTGACGTACAACGGGGTCGCCTACCGCTGCGTCCAGGCGCACACCGCGTACGCCGGGTGGGAGCCGCCGAACGTCCCGGCGCTGTGGGCCCGGATCTGA
- the mihF gene encoding integration host factor, actinobacterial type, translating into MALPPLTPEQRAAALAKAAEARRKRADVKNKLKHSGASLHDVIKAGKADDEVIGKMKVSALLESLPGVGKVRAKQIMERLGISESRRVRGLGTNQIAALEREFGAAAS; encoded by the coding sequence GTGGCTCTTCCGCCCCTTACTCCTGAACAGCGCGCCGCCGCGCTCGCCAAGGCCGCTGAGGCTCGGCGGAAGCGCGCCGACGTCAAGAACAAGCTCAAGCACTCGGGCGCTTCGCTGCACGACGTGATCAAGGCCGGCAAGGCCGACGACGAGGTCATCGGCAAGATGAAGGTCTCCGCCCTGCTGGAGTCCCTCCCGGGCGTCGGCAAGGTCCGCGCCAAGCAGATCATGGAGCGTCTGGGCATCTCCGAGAGCCGCCGCGTCCGCGGCCTCGGGACGAACCAGATCGCCGCTCTGGAGCGGGAGTTCGGCGCCGCCGCCTCCTGA
- a CDS encoding primosomal protein N', giving the protein MSSADGAGEQLAFIRETVRKAKPRAARGVRLAEQAPVARVLVDKGVLSLDQFFDYAVPAAMADDARPGARVRVRFGGRVGAHGRREGGALHDGFIVERRDTSDYNGPLAPLARVLSPEQVLTPALLRLCRAVADRYAGSLADVLQLAVPPRHAGAEAEPSPRPLPPPAAPEPGGWARYGHGPAYLASLAAGHGPRAVWTALPGPGWPEEIARAVAATLSSGRGALVVLPDGRSVARVDAALNALLGEGRHVVLAADAGPQERYRRWLAVSRGSVHAAIGTRAAMFAPVRGLGLVVVWSDGDSSHSDPNAPHPHVREVALLRAAEEGAGALIGGLSTTVEAAQLVRTGWARPLAAERATVRELAPRVRTVTDLDQGRDAAAQAARLPSVAWETAHDALTRGPVLIQVPRRGYVPSLACGRCRTPVRCRRCGGPLQAGGADEPLACAWCGEAEGDWHCVECGSFRLRAQVVGARRTAEELGRAFPRVPVRTSGRESVLASVPDAPALVISTPGAEPVAEGAGYAAALLLDGWALLNRPDLRAGEEALRRWLTAAALVRPAGEGGTVVVVAEPTARAVQALVRWDPAGHAGLELDEREQLRFPPVSRMASVTGAPQAVADLLGLVRLPDGADVLGPVPVAGPARGEELERALLRVAPGQGAALASALKAAQIARLALRTADPVRIRIDPLDIG; this is encoded by the coding sequence ATGAGCAGCGCGGACGGGGCCGGGGAGCAGCTGGCGTTCATCCGGGAGACGGTGCGCAAGGCGAAGCCCCGCGCCGCCCGGGGGGTGCGGCTGGCGGAGCAGGCGCCGGTGGCGCGGGTCCTGGTGGACAAGGGCGTGCTCAGCCTCGACCAGTTCTTCGACTACGCGGTGCCCGCGGCCATGGCGGACGACGCCCGCCCCGGTGCCCGGGTGCGGGTGCGCTTCGGCGGCCGGGTCGGCGCGCACGGCCGGCGCGAGGGCGGGGCGCTGCACGACGGCTTCATCGTCGAGCGCCGGGACACCTCCGACTACAACGGGCCGCTGGCCCCGCTCGCCCGGGTGCTCTCGCCGGAGCAGGTGCTGACCCCGGCCCTGCTGCGGCTGTGCCGGGCGGTCGCCGACCGCTACGCCGGGTCGCTGGCGGACGTCCTGCAGCTCGCCGTCCCGCCGCGCCACGCCGGCGCCGAGGCGGAGCCGTCGCCGCGTCCGCTGCCGCCGCCCGCCGCGCCGGAACCCGGCGGCTGGGCGCGGTACGGGCACGGCCCGGCGTACCTCGCCTCGCTGGCCGCCGGGCACGGCCCGCGCGCGGTCTGGACGGCGCTGCCCGGCCCCGGCTGGCCGGAGGAGATCGCGCGGGCGGTGGCGGCGACCCTGTCGTCCGGGCGCGGCGCGCTGGTGGTGCTGCCCGACGGGCGGTCGGTGGCGCGGGTGGACGCGGCGCTGAACGCGCTGCTCGGCGAGGGCCGGCACGTGGTGCTGGCGGCCGACGCCGGCCCGCAGGAGCGGTACCGGCGGTGGCTGGCGGTCAGCCGGGGCTCGGTGCACGCGGCGATCGGCACCCGGGCGGCGATGTTCGCGCCGGTCCGCGGCCTCGGCCTGGTCGTGGTGTGGTCGGACGGCGACTCCAGCCACAGCGACCCCAACGCCCCCCATCCGCACGTCCGCGAGGTCGCGCTGCTGCGCGCCGCCGAGGAGGGCGCGGGCGCGCTGATCGGCGGGCTGTCGACCACGGTGGAGGCGGCCCAGCTGGTCCGCACGGGGTGGGCCCGGCCGCTGGCCGCCGAGCGGGCGACCGTCCGCGAACTGGCGCCCCGGGTCCGCACGGTGACCGACCTCGACCAGGGCCGGGACGCCGCGGCGCAGGCTGCCCGGCTGCCGTCCGTGGCGTGGGAGACCGCCCACGACGCGCTGACCCGCGGGCCGGTGCTGATCCAGGTGCCCCGGCGCGGGTACGTGCCGAGCCTGGCGTGCGGCCGCTGCCGCACGCCCGTCCGGTGCCGGCGCTGCGGCGGGCCGCTGCAGGCGGGCGGCGCGGACGAGCCGCTGGCGTGCGCGTGGTGCGGCGAGGCGGAGGGCGACTGGCACTGCGTGGAGTGCGGGTCGTTCCGGCTGCGGGCGCAGGTGGTCGGTGCCCGGCGGACCGCGGAGGAGCTCGGGCGGGCCTTCCCCCGGGTGCCGGTCCGCACCTCCGGACGGGAGTCGGTGCTCGCCTCGGTGCCCGACGCGCCGGCGCTGGTGATCTCCACCCCGGGCGCCGAGCCGGTCGCCGAGGGCGCCGGGTACGCGGCGGCCCTGCTGCTGGACGGCTGGGCGCTGCTCAACCGGCCCGACCTGCGGGCCGGCGAGGAGGCGCTGCGGCGCTGGCTGACCGCCGCGGCGCTGGTCCGGCCGGCGGGGGAGGGCGGCACGGTGGTGGTGGTCGCGGAGCCGACGGCGCGCGCGGTGCAGGCGCTGGTCCGCTGGGATCCGGCGGGGCACGCCGGGCTGGAGCTCGACGAGCGGGAGCAGCTGCGCTTCCCGCCGGTCTCCCGGATGGCCTCGGTGACCGGCGCCCCGCAGGCGGTCGCCGATCTGCTGGGGCTGGTCCGGCTGCCGGACGGCGCGGACGTCCTCGGCCCGGTCCCGGTCGCGGGCCCCGCCCGCGGCGAGGAGCTGGAGCGCGCCCTGCTGCGGGTCGCCCCCGGCCAGGGCGCCGCCCTGGCCTCGGCCCTGAAGGCCGCCCAGATCGCCCGCCTCGCCCTGCGCACCGCCGACCCGGTGCGGATCCGGATCGACCCGCTCGACATCGGCTGA
- the def gene encoding peptide deformylase, with the protein MAVQPIRIFGDPVLRATAKPVTTFDKELRRLVKDLTDTMLEAPGAGLAAPQLGVSLRVFTYNVDGVVGHLINPDLSLSDEEQDGPEGCLSLPGLSFDTKRAYGVVAKGFNMHGDPVEIEGTQLLSRCIQHETDHLDGIIFIDRLDRETRKAALKAIRDAEWGDGPAPTVRISPHSTFGSAR; encoded by the coding sequence ATGGCCGTCCAGCCGATCCGGATCTTCGGCGACCCCGTGCTCCGGGCCACGGCCAAGCCCGTCACCACCTTCGACAAGGAGCTGCGGCGGCTGGTCAAGGACCTCACCGACACCATGCTGGAAGCCCCGGGCGCCGGCCTCGCCGCGCCCCAACTCGGCGTTTCGCTGCGGGTTTTCACGTACAACGTGGACGGTGTGGTCGGTCACCTGATCAACCCGGACCTGTCGCTCAGCGACGAGGAGCAGGACGGCCCCGAGGGCTGCCTGTCGCTGCCGGGCCTGAGCTTCGACACCAAGCGCGCGTACGGCGTCGTGGCCAAGGGCTTCAACATGCACGGCGACCCGGTGGAGATCGAGGGCACGCAGCTGCTCTCCCGCTGCATCCAGCACGAGACCGACCACCTGGACGGGATCATCTTCATCGACCGGCTGGACCGGGAGACGCGCAAGGCCGCGCTCAAGGCCATCCGGGACGCGGAGTGGGGCGACGGCCCCGCGCCGACGGTCCGGATCTCGCCGCACTCCACCTTCGGCTCCGCCCGCTGA
- a CDS encoding AraC family transcriptional regulator yields the protein MGGRGAVGGIESHDLEVPDPVLLPFAAGSFDSIGPLARADFPHRHTFYEVAYVSRGSGVHTVDLVDYPLRPPNLYVIAPGQVHHWAGAGGVAGWVLLFTEDFLLRYPEDVGLLRRLVASQGGRTALEGLLAEVAEEYRGAGPGRLGVLQALVRAVRGVEARVRERVGPGGRAAVLAGRFERLVDGALGPEWTVESAARELGVSAGHLHGAVKEWTGRTPAQLIRGRRILEAKRLLAATGLTVRQVGAVVGFEDPAYFCRFFRREVGRTPGEYRAEVGGGMHHEGAAESIDRAAGRP from the coding sequence ATGGGCGGACGGGGAGCGGTGGGCGGGATCGAGTCGCACGACCTGGAGGTGCCGGACCCGGTGCTGCTGCCGTTCGCGGCGGGGTCGTTCGACTCGATCGGGCCGTTGGCGCGGGCGGACTTCCCGCACCGGCACACCTTCTACGAGGTGGCGTACGTCAGCCGGGGGAGCGGGGTGCACACCGTGGACCTGGTGGACTACCCGCTGCGGCCGCCGAACCTGTACGTGATCGCGCCGGGGCAGGTGCACCACTGGGCGGGCGCGGGCGGGGTGGCCGGCTGGGTGCTGCTGTTCACCGAGGACTTCCTGCTGCGGTACCCGGAGGACGTGGGGCTGCTGCGCCGGCTGGTGGCGAGCCAGGGCGGGCGGACCGCGCTGGAAGGGCTGCTGGCGGAGGTGGCGGAGGAGTACCGGGGCGCGGGGCCGGGGCGGCTCGGGGTGCTGCAGGCGCTGGTGCGGGCGGTGCGCGGGGTGGAGGCGCGGGTGCGGGAGCGGGTCGGGCCGGGCGGGCGGGCGGCGGTGCTGGCGGGGCGGTTCGAACGGCTGGTGGACGGGGCGCTCGGGCCGGAGTGGACGGTGGAGTCTGCGGCGCGGGAGCTGGGGGTCTCGGCCGGGCACCTGCACGGCGCGGTGAAGGAGTGGACCGGGCGGACGCCGGCCCAGCTGATCCGGGGGCGGCGGATCCTGGAGGCGAAGCGGCTGCTGGCGGCGACCGGGCTGACGGTGCGCCAGGTGGGCGCCGTGGTGGGGTTCGAGGACCCGGCGTACTTCTGCCGGTTCTTCCGGCGGGAGGTGGGGCGCACGCCGGGGGAGTACCGGGCGGAGGTGGGTGGAGGAATGCACCACGAGGGGGCAGCTGAGTCCATCGACCGGGCCGCGGGGCGGCCGTAG